Proteins from one Pseudarthrobacter sp. BIM B-2242 genomic window:
- the hpf gene encoding ribosome hibernation-promoting factor, HPF/YfiA family, with protein MEFMISGRNLTVSDRFREYAGEKISKIESLGDKVQRVDAKVSKETNARQTGDQLTVEVTVLGRGPVIRAEASAADKFAAFDLAYTKLLERLRRAKDRKKVHHGRHTPKAVREATASLEPASTTEPLYVEASHRSEPQEPVAERSPYEVENDIPAGNSPVLIRRKVFPAASLSLDDAVDNMELVGHDFYLFVDKATNTPSVVYRRRGWTYGVITLDHECEPGDTVVEEKIIAYRSDDEAAKV; from the coding sequence ATGGAGTTTATGATCAGCGGACGGAATCTGACGGTCTCGGACCGGTTCCGCGAATACGCCGGTGAGAAGATCTCGAAGATCGAATCATTGGGCGACAAGGTCCAGCGCGTGGATGCGAAGGTGTCCAAAGAAACGAACGCACGCCAGACCGGCGACCAACTTACCGTTGAAGTCACCGTTCTGGGCCGCGGACCCGTGATCCGTGCGGAAGCCAGCGCCGCAGATAAGTTTGCTGCCTTTGATCTCGCTTACACCAAACTGCTTGAGCGGCTCCGCCGGGCCAAGGACCGCAAAAAGGTCCACCACGGGCGCCACACTCCCAAGGCTGTGCGCGAGGCAACCGCTTCGCTTGAGCCAGCCAGTACCACTGAACCGCTTTACGTGGAGGCCAGCCATCGCAGTGAGCCCCAGGAACCGGTTGCAGAACGATCGCCTTATGAGGTCGAGAACGACATTCCCGCAGGAAATTCCCCGGTGCTGATCCGGCGCAAGGTTTTCCCGGCGGCCTCCCTTAGCCTCGACGACGCCGTGGACAACATGGAGCTCGTCGGCCACGATTTCTACCTGTTTGTGGACAAAGCCACCAACACCCCGTCCGTCGTTTACCGCCGCCGTGGCTGGACATACGGCGTCATCACCCTTGACCACGAATGCGAACCCGGGGACACCGTGGTGGAAGAGAAGATCATTGCCTACCGTTCCGACGATGAGGCTGCAAAAGTCTAG
- a CDS encoding LpqB family beta-propeller domain-containing protein — MTGRVSRGLLKAVVLLMVALLLASCARIPTSGPVGKSDQGSDGNSNAPVFFPAAPQQGATPENIIDYFYRAGTGYEGDYAVAREYLTQAAAVAWKPDQRALVYRDAKVVSTGVENVYNYQLDVAYTVDVDGIATQSPEGTIENIPATVTQVDGEWRISAIPDGTAIPEETFKVIYGAYPIYFYDPSFTYAVPDVRWFIRNKTVKAMTSALLAGPAPYLRGAVVSAFPSGIKLARESVPVVSGAAQVELTAKELTEASAEDRLRMQTQLSLTFRSQPDVVNVELRANQDLVRVEDNGSVLPPVRDKNVPSREIAVSGNELVRYENNRVSPLPDMQPVSSLGPRYPAESPVSQTVAFLNESRTTLYSMVPGQPARALTTRSTITHPSFSLHDWVWAAGPGATGGTEVVAFRPAGVADGATVPTVTLTPAWLAGRTVKDLRISREGVRVLVISEQNGQTKVQVAGIIRNADGTPRELTAPITLVTASDPDQGVWVNDTTVAVMKGSATANVVPELLSLTSGQPQQLAPWPGLVWLSAGNGAEEIYGQSAEGIFQRLGNGWSPQLKGPIDPSFPG; from the coding sequence ATGACGGGACGAGTCTCTCGGGGACTGCTGAAGGCCGTTGTACTGCTCATGGTGGCGCTGCTGCTGGCCTCCTGTGCGCGCATCCCCACGTCCGGACCCGTGGGGAAGAGTGACCAGGGCAGCGACGGCAACAGCAACGCCCCGGTGTTTTTTCCCGCGGCGCCGCAGCAGGGGGCAACTCCGGAGAACATCATCGATTACTTCTACCGGGCCGGTACGGGGTATGAAGGCGATTACGCCGTGGCTCGCGAGTACTTGACGCAGGCAGCCGCGGTTGCGTGGAAGCCTGACCAGCGGGCACTCGTGTACCGCGACGCAAAGGTGGTGAGCACCGGCGTCGAAAACGTCTACAACTATCAGCTGGATGTGGCCTACACGGTGGATGTCGACGGCATCGCCACCCAGTCACCGGAAGGCACCATCGAGAACATTCCGGCAACGGTCACCCAGGTGGACGGTGAGTGGCGGATTTCGGCCATCCCGGACGGGACCGCTATCCCGGAGGAGACGTTCAAGGTCATCTACGGCGCCTACCCCATCTACTTCTACGATCCCAGCTTCACGTACGCCGTGCCCGACGTCCGCTGGTTCATCAGGAACAAAACGGTCAAGGCCATGACCAGTGCCCTGCTCGCCGGCCCCGCCCCGTACCTTCGCGGAGCCGTAGTGAGTGCCTTCCCGTCAGGCATCAAGCTGGCCCGGGAGTCGGTGCCGGTGGTATCGGGAGCGGCCCAGGTGGAACTTACCGCCAAGGAACTTACTGAGGCGTCTGCCGAGGACAGGCTCCGGATGCAGACCCAGCTCTCGCTGACTTTCCGCAGCCAGCCCGACGTCGTCAACGTTGAGTTGCGTGCCAACCAGGACCTGGTGCGCGTAGAGGACAACGGCTCGGTCCTGCCGCCGGTGCGGGACAAGAATGTGCCGTCCCGGGAGATCGCCGTCAGCGGCAACGAACTGGTGCGCTACGAAAACAACAGGGTGTCCCCGCTTCCGGACATGCAGCCGGTGTCCTCGCTCGGACCCCGCTACCCGGCGGAGTCACCCGTGTCACAGACTGTGGCCTTCCTCAACGAAAGCCGAACCACGCTCTACAGCATGGTGCCGGGCCAGCCCGCACGTGCGCTGACCACACGCAGTACCATCACCCATCCTTCGTTCAGCCTCCACGACTGGGTATGGGCGGCCGGCCCCGGAGCCACCGGCGGCACCGAAGTGGTGGCATTCCGGCCGGCAGGGGTGGCGGACGGGGCAACAGTTCCCACTGTCACCCTGACTCCGGCCTGGCTTGCCGGGAGGACGGTCAAGGACCTGCGGATTTCCCGCGAGGGTGTCCGTGTACTGGTCATCTCGGAACAGAACGGCCAGACCAAGGTTCAGGTCGCAGGGATTATCCGCAACGCCGACGGGACGCCCAGAGAACTGACGGCCCCGATCACCCTCGTGACCGCCAGCGACCCGGATCAGGGCGTCTGGGTTAACGACACAACGGTGGCCGTGATGAAGGGCTCTGCCACGGCAAATGTCGTGCCTGAGCTGCTGTCCCTCACTTCAGGCCAGCCCCAGCAGCTGGCCCCCTGGCCGGGCCTGGTCTGGCTCAGCGCCGGCAACGGGGCTGAGGAGATCTATGGCCAGTCCGCAGAAGGGATCTTCCAGCGGCTGGGCAACGGCTGGTCGCCCCAGCTCAAAGGCCCCATCGATCCGTCGTTTCCCGGATAG
- the mtrA gene encoding MtrAB system response regulator MtrA, translating into MKARILVVDDDEALAEMIGIVLRNDGFDPVFCADGGQALDVFRSSKPDLVLLDLMLPGVDGIEVCRQIRAESDVPIVMLTAKSDTSDVVRGLESGADDYVPKPFKPAELVARVRARLRPGDQKAPETLRIADITIDVAGHTVKRADERISLTPLEFDLLVALARKPWQVFTRELLLEQVWGYRHAADTRLVNVHVQRLRSKIERDPEAPEVVLTVRGVGYKAGS; encoded by the coding sequence ATGAAGGCACGCATTCTGGTAGTTGATGATGACGAGGCGCTGGCCGAAATGATCGGTATTGTTCTGCGCAATGACGGTTTTGACCCCGTCTTTTGTGCTGACGGCGGCCAGGCGCTCGATGTCTTCCGTTCATCGAAGCCGGACCTTGTGCTGCTTGACCTGATGCTTCCCGGTGTGGACGGCATCGAGGTCTGCCGGCAGATCCGGGCTGAGTCTGACGTGCCCATCGTGATGCTCACCGCCAAATCGGACACGTCCGACGTCGTCCGCGGGCTCGAGTCCGGGGCCGACGACTATGTGCCGAAACCGTTTAAGCCCGCCGAGCTGGTTGCCCGGGTCCGGGCGCGCCTGCGTCCCGGTGACCAGAAGGCGCCCGAAACACTGCGGATCGCTGACATCACCATCGACGTTGCCGGCCACACGGTCAAACGTGCGGACGAGCGCATATCCCTGACGCCCCTGGAGTTCGACCTCCTCGTGGCGCTGGCACGGAAACCCTGGCAGGTGTTCACCCGCGAACTTCTGCTGGAGCAGGTCTGGGGCTACCGCCACGCGGCAGACACCCGGCTGGTCAACGTCCACGTGCAGCGGCTCCGGTCCAAGATTGAACGCGACCCGGAAGCCCCGGAAGTTGTATTGACGGTTCGTGGTGTCGGCTACAAAGCAGGTTCCTGA
- a CDS encoding ComF family protein, whose protein sequence is MRAEQPPRPETKRPVRRAVAAADPDLLAPVVSGKHRGVQRSAWLLVADHVMRAGAEMLALGVPVDCVCCGAEDLALCVACERRIRILTRHPFRAEEQAPALMTVDGGIILPVVAAGVYREELSQALLSFKRHGQHQLKSVLAKGLGQGIATAAAGAGNVCLVPVPGSTGAFIKRGFSPVHLLLAGWRQGHAGGGPPVLDVLRKSRRLAALERLPGGQKGLGRGARAARVRGSMTVPSRKRRQVAGRRCIIVDDVLTTGATLAEAARALHLGGAGVAGAVVLAATRPPDSAGSGPPSPAAGGKRPDLGKNK, encoded by the coding sequence GTGCGAGCTGAACAGCCACCCCGTCCTGAAACCAAACGCCCTGTCCGTAGGGCGGTGGCCGCCGCGGACCCGGACCTCCTTGCGCCCGTGGTGTCGGGCAAGCACCGCGGCGTGCAGCGCAGCGCCTGGCTGCTGGTTGCCGATCACGTTATGCGTGCCGGTGCGGAGATGCTGGCGCTGGGGGTTCCGGTGGACTGCGTCTGCTGTGGCGCCGAGGACCTGGCCCTCTGCGTTGCCTGCGAACGCCGGATACGCATTCTGACCAGGCACCCGTTCAGGGCCGAGGAACAGGCGCCGGCGCTGATGACTGTCGACGGCGGCATCATCCTTCCCGTGGTGGCCGCAGGGGTGTACCGCGAGGAGTTAAGCCAGGCACTGTTGTCGTTTAAGCGCCACGGACAGCACCAGCTCAAGTCAGTGCTGGCGAAGGGACTGGGCCAGGGCATTGCCACCGCGGCTGCCGGCGCGGGCAATGTCTGCCTGGTTCCAGTCCCCGGCAGTACCGGCGCGTTCATCAAGCGGGGCTTCAGCCCCGTTCACCTCCTGCTGGCCGGATGGCGCCAAGGCCACGCGGGCGGCGGGCCTCCTGTGCTGGATGTGCTCAGGAAATCGCGCCGCCTGGCGGCCCTGGAACGACTGCCGGGCGGCCAAAAAGGACTCGGCAGGGGAGCCAGGGCTGCACGGGTGAGAGGATCCATGACAGTCCCGTCCCGGAAGCGCAGGCAGGTCGCCGGACGCCGGTGCATCATTGTCGACGATGTCCTTACCACCGGCGCCACCTTGGCGGAAGCGGCGCGTGCGCTCCACCTCGGCGGCGCCGGTGTGGCCGGCGCGGTTGTCCTTGCGGCGACACGCCCGCCCGATTCAGCCGGCAGCGGACCGCCGTCCCCGGCAGCTGGCGGAAAGCGGCCCGACTTGGGAAAAAATAAATGA
- the mtrB gene encoding MtrAB system histidine kinase MtrB: MVSATKQVPESPGPEGAPAPDPAAGKGPEHTDALAALPLRARIWRRRAIIVALRVARLIQVGLKRFLPAVRYVGRSLQRRWRRSLQFRTVLTTLLLAVTSFGAVGAYLSNQIANNLFQERLTQAESETRYNVKQVQDTFDGAQVTDQSSVITLVYDTLNAVEGRGSVIQRRYVFEAMPEQTKPRNRWVESRASDQLTVSVIPPELRRAVQDSPKDQYWASTVIPVGTEDRPGIAVGNTVTFNGTVYELYLIYDLNTAQQTLDEIQRVLLAGGAVLVLMIGAIAWYVTRNVVSPVSHAALVSEKLAAGQLQERMVVKGEDEVARLGASFNHMAASLQEQITQLATLSQMQQRFVSDVSHELRTPLTTVRMAAEVLYDARHDFDPINKRSAELLYNQVERFQSLLADLLEISRFDAGVAMLDAEPADILQVINHVIDGAAPVAAEYGSDIILRAPAGDIVAEMDARRIDRILRNLILNAVEHGEGRPVTVTVAANRSAVGVLVRDQGIGMTPAEAARVFDRFWRADPARARTTGGSGLGLSIAMEDTKLHNGWLQAWGMKGSGSSFRLTIPLHQGEEIENSPVPLEPEDTVPADDPAGTDVLEPAPRTAVGAGPGAGAAPSAKESS; the protein is encoded by the coding sequence GTGGTGTCGGCTACAAAGCAGGTTCCTGAGTCCCCGGGACCGGAAGGGGCCCCTGCACCGGACCCGGCGGCTGGCAAGGGGCCTGAGCATACGGATGCCCTGGCCGCCTTGCCCCTGCGCGCCCGAATCTGGCGCCGACGTGCCATCATCGTTGCCCTGCGTGTGGCGCGACTCATCCAGGTCGGGCTGAAGCGTTTTCTCCCGGCCGTGCGCTATGTGGGACGCTCCCTCCAACGGCGTTGGCGCAGGTCCCTGCAGTTCCGCACCGTCCTCACCACGCTGCTGCTGGCCGTGACGTCCTTCGGGGCTGTTGGCGCCTACTTGTCGAACCAGATCGCCAACAACCTGTTCCAGGAGCGCCTGACGCAGGCCGAATCTGAAACCCGGTACAACGTCAAGCAGGTCCAGGACACGTTCGACGGCGCCCAGGTCACCGACCAGTCCAGCGTCATCACCCTCGTTTATGACACCCTGAACGCGGTGGAGGGCCGCGGTTCGGTCATCCAGCGGCGGTACGTCTTTGAGGCCATGCCGGAGCAGACCAAGCCCCGGAACAGGTGGGTGGAATCGCGCGCGTCGGACCAGTTGACGGTGAGTGTCATCCCGCCCGAACTTCGCCGCGCCGTCCAGGACTCACCCAAGGACCAATACTGGGCGTCAACGGTGATCCCGGTGGGGACGGAAGACCGGCCGGGCATTGCGGTAGGCAACACCGTTACATTCAACGGCACTGTGTACGAGCTGTACCTGATCTACGACCTCAACACAGCCCAGCAGACACTCGATGAAATCCAGCGCGTGCTCCTGGCCGGCGGCGCGGTGCTGGTGCTCATGATCGGCGCGATCGCCTGGTATGTAACCCGCAACGTGGTGAGCCCGGTCAGCCACGCCGCCCTCGTCTCGGAAAAACTGGCAGCAGGCCAGTTGCAGGAGCGGATGGTGGTCAAAGGCGAGGACGAAGTGGCACGCCTCGGCGCCTCCTTCAACCACATGGCCGCCAGCCTCCAGGAACAGATCACGCAGCTGGCCACGCTGTCGCAGATGCAGCAGCGGTTCGTTTCGGACGTTTCCCATGAGCTTCGAACGCCGCTGACCACGGTACGCATGGCCGCCGAAGTGCTCTACGACGCACGCCATGACTTCGACCCGATCAACAAGCGCTCGGCCGAGCTGCTCTACAACCAGGTGGAGAGGTTCCAGTCCTTGCTGGCTGACCTCCTGGAGATCTCCCGCTTCGACGCCGGGGTGGCAATGCTCGACGCCGAACCCGCCGATATACTGCAGGTCATCAACCACGTCATTGACGGAGCAGCGCCCGTCGCCGCGGAATACGGATCGGACATCATCCTTCGGGCACCGGCCGGAGACATCGTGGCCGAAATGGACGCCCGCCGGATCGACCGGATCCTGCGCAACCTCATCCTGAATGCGGTGGAACACGGCGAAGGGCGGCCGGTGACGGTCACCGTTGCCGCCAACCGGTCAGCAGTGGGAGTCCTCGTGCGGGACCAGGGAATAGGCATGACACCCGCCGAAGCCGCCCGGGTCTTTGACCGGTTCTGGCGTGCGGATCCTGCCCGTGCCCGGACCACCGGCGGCAGCGGCCTGGGCCTCTCCATCGCCATGGAGGATACAAAACTGCACAATGGCTGGCTTCAGGCGTGGGGCATGAAAGGCAGCGGGTCCAGCTTCCGGCTGACCATCCCGCTGCACCAAGGCGAGGAAATCGAAAACTCACCGGTCCCCCTTGAACCGGAAGACACCGTTCCGGCCGACGATCCTGCAGGCACGGATGTTCTTGAACCGGCACCCCGAACCGCCGTCGGCGCGGGTCCAGGGGCCGGGGCAGCTCCATCGGCAAAGGAGTCTTCATGA
- a CDS encoding DUF4166 domain-containing protein, which yields MNVPIYQRALGADFSRLQPELQEYFSMLPGSGRYGVGEGVFDVAGCRQSWLRPLLKLSSGEEAFFPEFGANVPFRIENHAHLDPFGRPSLTARREIRFPGRSRIFQDTTSLVESDGTPRLVDYLGRFRRMVTDLKLSVTEEGRLRGVSEDSRLFLGHLRLPLPGALDAKAYAEQWWENTADGQGRHRIQVKVLQPQIGEVLVYAGHMQYRLRPYVGGSSAPSFLPRYAQPDRWEERV from the coding sequence ATGAATGTCCCCATCTACCAGCGGGCCCTGGGCGCAGATTTCAGCCGCCTGCAGCCGGAGCTGCAGGAATATTTTTCGATGCTGCCCGGATCAGGGCGGTACGGCGTCGGGGAGGGCGTCTTCGACGTCGCCGGCTGCCGGCAGTCATGGCTGAGGCCGCTGCTGAAGCTCAGCTCCGGGGAGGAAGCGTTCTTCCCGGAATTCGGCGCGAACGTCCCGTTTCGGATCGAAAACCATGCGCATCTTGACCCGTTCGGGCGTCCCAGCCTTACCGCCCGGCGGGAGATCCGGTTCCCCGGCCGCAGCAGGATTTTCCAGGACACCACCAGCCTGGTGGAATCCGACGGCACTCCGCGGTTGGTGGACTACCTGGGCCGGTTCCGGCGCATGGTCACCGACCTGAAGCTCAGCGTGACCGAGGAGGGCAGGCTGCGTGGCGTTTCCGAAGATTCGCGGCTGTTCCTTGGCCATCTTCGCCTGCCGCTGCCGGGAGCGTTGGATGCCAAAGCATATGCCGAGCAGTGGTGGGAAAACACCGCGGACGGGCAGGGGCGGCACCGGATCCAGGTCAAGGTCCTCCAGCCGCAGATCGGCGAAGTCCTGGTTTATGCCGGCCACATGCAATACCGGCTGCGTCCGTATGTCGGCGGCAGCTCAGCCCCGAGCTTCCTGCCCCGCTACGCCCAGCCGGACCGCTGGGAAGAGCGCGTGTAA
- a CDS encoding winged helix-turn-helix domain-containing protein: MSATLSLNQARRIALAAQGLDKGRPAGPVTSRTVGRTFARLQVVQIDSVNVLSRSHFLPFFSRLGNYDRTILQRMSGTHPRRMMEYWAHEASFIRPELFPDLVLWQKRTWVGAGRLEPELREDVAGKILAVLAAGKPLTAAELTVRIGHVEDRSTENWGWNWNAVKRVLEDLFQEGLISADSRTEQFERRYALTARVLPDRRPLAEDQRDPVEALHRLIDAAAQAHGIGTVRCFADYFRTPIKAAADSVEHLVRAGRLEPVSVTGWDRKVFLHADARMPRRAAGRALLSPFDSLVFERRRLEELFGFHYRIEIYTPEHRRRFGYYVLPFLLGETIVARVDLKADRAAGKLLVRSAYGEPDAPPGTAVELAGELELMAEWLGLGDIVVTPAGDLAGPVAAALRSGGEAIRSEGTPAAWPVSLP; the protein is encoded by the coding sequence GTGTCAGCGACGCTGAGCCTTAATCAGGCCCGGCGGATCGCACTGGCAGCACAAGGACTCGACAAAGGACGGCCCGCCGGCCCCGTGACCTCACGGACGGTGGGCCGCACCTTTGCCCGGCTCCAGGTGGTCCAGATCGATTCCGTCAATGTGCTGTCCCGCAGTCATTTCCTTCCCTTCTTTTCCAGGCTGGGCAACTACGACCGCACCATCCTGCAGCGGATGTCCGGAACGCACCCCAGGCGCATGATGGAGTACTGGGCGCATGAGGCCAGCTTCATCCGACCCGAACTTTTCCCGGACCTTGTCCTGTGGCAGAAACGCACGTGGGTAGGCGCCGGCCGGCTGGAGCCCGAGCTCCGCGAAGATGTGGCCGGCAAGATCCTTGCTGTCCTCGCCGCGGGTAAGCCCCTGACAGCGGCCGAACTTACGGTAAGAATCGGGCATGTGGAGGACCGGAGCACCGAGAACTGGGGATGGAACTGGAACGCGGTCAAGCGGGTCCTCGAAGACCTCTTCCAGGAGGGCCTCATCTCGGCCGATTCCAGGACGGAGCAGTTCGAGCGCAGATACGCCCTCACCGCGCGGGTGCTGCCGGACCGTCGGCCGCTGGCGGAAGACCAGCGGGATCCTGTGGAAGCCCTGCATCGGCTGATCGACGCTGCGGCCCAGGCCCACGGAATCGGCACCGTGCGGTGCTTCGCGGACTACTTCCGCACGCCGATCAAGGCGGCGGCTGACTCGGTGGAGCATTTGGTCCGGGCCGGCCGGCTGGAGCCGGTGTCGGTGACGGGGTGGGACCGGAAGGTGTTCCTCCATGCGGATGCCAGAATGCCCCGCAGGGCTGCCGGGCGGGCGTTGCTGAGCCCCTTCGATTCGCTGGTGTTCGAGCGGCGCCGGCTCGAGGAACTATTCGGATTCCACTACCGGATTGAGATCTACACCCCCGAACACCGGCGCCGCTTTGGGTATTACGTGCTGCCCTTCCTCCTGGGTGAGACCATCGTGGCACGCGTCGACCTGAAGGCTGACCGTGCCGCAGGAAAGCTCCTGGTCAGGTCCGCGTACGGTGAGCCGGACGCGCCGCCGGGAACCGCCGTCGAACTTGCCGGGGAGCTGGAACTCATGGCTGAATGGCTGGGACTAGGGGACATTGTGGTCACCCCGGCAGGGGACCTGGCGGGGCCCGTGGCGGCGGCCCTCCGCAGCGGCGGGGAAGCGATCCGCTCTGAGGGAACACCGGCCGCGTGGCCTGTGTCTCTCCCGTAG
- the secA gene encoding preprotein translocase subunit SecA, which produces MASLIEKLLRTGDKKTLRQLRNYADSINALEESFQTFTDAELREETDRLRARHKDGEQLDDLLPEAFAAVREASSRTLGMRHFDVQLMGGAALHLGNIAEMKTGEGKTLVATAPAYLNALTGNGVHVITVNDYLAEYQSDLMGRVYRFLGLTSGCILSNQDPSVRRQMYAADITYGTNNEFGFDYLRDNMAWDKSELVQRGHNFAIVDEVDSILIDEARTPLIISGPAQGDTNRWYSEFAKVVQRLKLGEDYETDEKKRTVGVLESGIEKVEDYLGIQNLYESANTPLIGFLNNAIKAKELFKRDKDYVILDGEVLIVDEHTGRILAGRRYNEGMHQAIEAKEAVEIKAENQTLATVTLQNYFRMYSKLAGMTGTAETEAAEFMSTYKLGVVAIPTNRDMQRIDQPDLVYKNETVKFDAVVQDIAERHEKGQPVLVGTTSVEKSEYLSRLLAKEGIRHEVLNAKNHAREAAIVAQAGRKGAVTVATNMAGRGTDIMLGGNAEFTAVAELARRGLDPEANSEEYEAAWPAALEAAKQAVKDEHEEVLNTGGLYVLGTERHESRRIDNQLRGRSGRQGDPGESRFYLSLTDDLMRLFNSGAAERLMNSSVPDDVALESKLVSRAIASAQGQVEGRNAEQRKNVLKYDDVLNRQREAIYGDRRRILEGDDLHEKVQFFIEDTITALIDSATAEGNGDDWDYTQLWTNLKTLYPVSITPEEIIEEAGGKSRLTVEMLKEELLSDARLVYQAREEAIGSESMRELERRVVLSVIGRKWQEHLYEMDYLKEGIGLRAMAQRDPLVEYQREGFTMFQAMMEAIREESVGFLYNLEVEVTPAQDVVVADAAGGHTEHVEPQIHAAGLEAPEKPAQLQYTAPGEDGASQTRVEGRASSRSGNPAKAATQDTAKRQAKKKRR; this is translated from the coding sequence GTGGCATCACTTATCGAAAAACTTCTCCGTACGGGTGACAAAAAAACCCTGCGGCAACTTCGGAACTATGCCGACTCCATCAATGCTCTCGAAGAATCGTTCCAGACGTTCACTGACGCCGAACTCCGTGAGGAGACAGACCGGCTCCGGGCCCGCCACAAGGACGGGGAGCAGCTGGATGACCTTCTCCCGGAGGCTTTTGCTGCCGTGCGGGAGGCGTCGTCACGGACGCTCGGGATGCGCCACTTCGATGTCCAGCTGATGGGCGGCGCTGCCCTCCACCTTGGCAACATCGCCGAAATGAAGACCGGTGAAGGTAAGACCCTCGTCGCCACTGCTCCGGCCTACCTCAACGCCCTCACCGGCAACGGCGTGCACGTGATTACTGTGAACGACTACCTCGCCGAATATCAGTCAGATCTCATGGGCAGGGTTTACCGGTTCCTTGGCCTGACCAGCGGCTGCATTCTGTCCAATCAGGATCCTTCGGTGCGCCGGCAGATGTACGCCGCAGACATCACGTACGGCACCAACAACGAATTCGGCTTTGACTACCTGCGCGACAACATGGCGTGGGACAAATCCGAGCTGGTCCAGCGGGGCCATAATTTCGCGATCGTGGATGAGGTCGACTCCATCCTCATTGACGAAGCCCGCACGCCGCTCATCATTTCCGGCCCTGCCCAGGGCGACACAAACCGCTGGTACAGCGAATTCGCGAAGGTCGTCCAGCGCCTGAAACTGGGCGAAGACTATGAAACGGACGAAAAGAAGCGCACCGTCGGCGTCCTCGAGAGTGGCATCGAAAAGGTGGAGGACTACCTGGGCATCCAGAACCTCTATGAGTCCGCGAACACCCCGCTGATCGGCTTCCTCAACAACGCCATCAAGGCCAAGGAACTCTTCAAGCGCGACAAGGACTACGTCATCCTCGACGGCGAGGTCCTCATCGTTGACGAGCACACCGGCCGCATCCTGGCCGGCCGGCGCTACAACGAGGGCATGCACCAGGCCATCGAGGCCAAGGAAGCCGTGGAGATCAAGGCCGAAAACCAGACCTTGGCCACGGTGACCCTGCAGAACTACTTCCGCATGTACTCCAAGCTGGCAGGCATGACAGGTACGGCCGAGACCGAGGCCGCCGAGTTCATGAGCACCTACAAGCTCGGTGTTGTGGCCATCCCGACCAATCGGGACATGCAGCGCATCGACCAGCCGGACCTTGTCTACAAAAACGAGACCGTGAAGTTCGACGCCGTGGTGCAGGACATTGCCGAACGCCACGAAAAGGGCCAGCCCGTCCTCGTGGGCACCACCAGCGTGGAGAAGAGCGAATACCTGTCCCGGCTGCTGGCCAAGGAAGGCATCCGGCACGAGGTCCTGAACGCCAAGAACCACGCGCGTGAGGCCGCCATCGTGGCCCAGGCCGGCCGCAAGGGTGCTGTCACCGTGGCCACCAACATGGCAGGCCGCGGCACGGACATCATGCTGGGCGGCAATGCCGAGTTCACCGCCGTGGCCGAACTGGCCAGGCGCGGGCTGGATCCGGAAGCTAATTCCGAAGAGTACGAGGCCGCGTGGCCTGCCGCCCTGGAAGCGGCCAAACAGGCCGTCAAGGACGAGCACGAGGAAGTCCTGAACACCGGCGGGCTCTACGTCCTGGGCACCGAGCGGCACGAATCCCGGCGCATCGACAACCAGCTCCGCGGCCGCTCCGGCCGCCAGGGCGACCCGGGTGAGTCGCGCTTCTATCTCTCGCTGACCGATGACCTGATGCGGCTCTTCAACTCCGGCGCCGCCGAGCGGCTGATGAACAGTTCCGTCCCGGACGATGTGGCCTTGGAATCAAAGCTGGTTTCGCGGGCCATCGCGTCTGCGCAGGGCCAGGTGGAAGGCCGCAACGCAGAGCAGCGGAAGAACGTGCTCAAGTACGACGACGTCCTGAACCGCCAGCGCGAAGCCATCTATGGTGACCGGCGCCGGATCCTGGAAGGCGATGACCTGCACGAGAAGGTGCAGTTCTTCATCGAGGACACGATCACCGCGCTGATCGACTCCGCCACCGCCGAAGGCAACGGTGACGACTGGGACTACACGCAGCTGTGGACCAACCTGAAGACGCTCTACCCCGTGAGCATCACCCCGGAGGAGATCATCGAGGAGGCCGGCGGCAAGTCGCGGCTGACCGTTGAGATGCTCAAGGAGGAGCTGCTCTCTGATGCCCGGCTGGTCTACCAGGCCCGCGAAGAGGCCATTGGCTCGGAGAGCATGCGGGAACTGGAACGCCGCGTGGTGCTTTCAGTCATCGGGCGCAAGTGGCAGGAACACCTCTACGAGATGGACTACCTCAAGGAAGGCATCGGCCTGCGTGCGATGGCCCAGCGTGACCCGCTGGTGGAATACCAGCGCGAGGGTTTCACCATGTTCCAGGCCATGATGGAGGCCATCCGCGAAGAGAGTGTCGGCTTCCTCTACAACCTGGAGGTCGAGGTCACCCCGGCGCAGGACGTTGTGGTGGCGGATGCCGCCGGTGGCCACACCGAGCACGTTGAACCGCAGATCCACGCCGCCGGCCTGGAAGCGCCCGAAAAGCCGGCACAGCTGCAGTACACGGCACCCGGCGAAGACGGCGCTTCCCAGACCCGGGTTGAGGGCCGCGCCTCGTCCCGGTCCGGCAACCCGGCCAAGGCCGCAACGCAGGACACCGCCAAGCGTCAGGCGAAAAAGAAGCGCCGCTGA